The Periplaneta americana isolate PAMFEO1 chromosome 2, P.americana_PAMFEO1_priV1, whole genome shotgun sequence genome has a window encoding:
- the LOC138694205 gene encoding uncharacterized protein, producing MEDGRMISASNIEGEVQHTLFLLKQGEEKTDLSCKMPKVLLIGNTGSGKSTLALFLAGDISSLQSVENGVDFVIEDGKNRISDGTVVSQTIYPELIVDEDTGTSYIDCSGFRDTRSVSHEIATTYFNKRIVDSTGELKIIIVVNHSSLRIGVDRQDFKAVVQHAAEFIRNVEKYRNGIAMVVTKVDAERFSDDKIIDAIAEFLKEFKKDLRKIDTNRDLHTNINALINTLLMKESGRYARIGIFRRPNEEGPLSNIALPQEGKNSIEELIHNHLTYVSTDKDDFGFTISDRAINIISDLRDVINQKIASCMPSIMSEIQYHYNLMEQKCIYVNELIRELEKGINILRTMSRRISETIDPNQFLAIISDTLRDLNLTKKIGELQVMKEQVNHLSFLQTVSGRKMKITQEEFTGSVISDLNDTKNWYAFLIQLQSKLLHEGVPRSKKMPVIGDGAINPDDSHYTVSTFLAAIESYGINSFDSVKDINVDRTKLKALNDFLNAAVSLQLNVEYSESDKLFATGEVVKMSKLNIPNLAKSAKCIEIFAADTVVIDEDIIKTGQELQVCILAPRWEVVGTRKIILDGLVGQMPNPLKAENGNCQGCNGGDGAPGNPGGNGGSFFGVGKIFVNDSNLTISTRGGNGGRGQDGGAGAVGKEGESASLDMQASGATVTVEQTEPLIYSVRNITKEGSPGGKGGDGGRGGKGGYGGFGGDNIVRAICETSKICCISGDGCQGECGEGGKGGKGGRNGNGVKRIEKKPTVLGRLALGFATAVDFMNVTGLDADNLIMKTEVLNPTGSGKSGADGLKNSNIKGMLSTDNVNSMRKGEHITKFKAYLKKYNKLGLERNDISEFIEDLESDPYIKSL from the coding sequence ATGGAGGATGGTAGGATGATATCCGCCTCAAATATTGAGGGTGAAGTACAGCACACGCTTTTCCTCCTGAAGCAAGGGGAGGAAAAAACTGATCTGAGCTGTAAAATGCCGAAAGTATTGTTAATTGGGAACACAGGCTCAGGGAAAAGCACACTTGCACTGTTTCTTGCTGGTGACATCAGTTCTCTTCAGTCTGTAGAAAATGGCGTCGATTTCGTTATTGAAGACGGGAAGAACAGAATCTCAGATGGCACAGtggtttctcaaactatttatCCTGAACTTATCGTTGATGAAGATACAGGTACATCGTATATTGATTGCTCAGGATTTCGTGACACAAGAAGTGTAAGTCACGAAATAGCtactacatattttaataaaaggATTGTAGACTCTACTGGAGAGCTCAAAATAATTATTGTCGTAAATCACTCTTCATTAAGGATAGGAGTGGACAGACAAGACTTCAAGGCAGTTGTACAGCATGCAGCTGAGTTTATCAGGAATGTAGAGAAATATAGGAATGGAATTGCAATGGTTGTTACAAAAGTAGACGCGGAGAGATTTTCTGACGATAAGATTATAGATGCCATTGCAGAGTttttaaaggaattcaagaaagATCTCAGAAAAATAGATACAAACAGAGATTTGCATACGAATATAAATGCTTTAATAAACACATTACTCATGAAAGAATCTGGAAGATATGCAAGAATAGGTATATTTCGAAGACCGAACGAAGAAGGACCACTTAGTAATATTGCTCTTCCACAAGAAGGGAAAAATTCGATTGAAGAGTTGATACATAATCACTTAACTTACGTTTCAACTGATAAAGATGACTTTGGCTTTACTATTTCTGACAGAGCAATAAATATAATTAGTGACTTGAGAGATGTTATCAACCAAAAGATAGCGAGCTGCATGCCTTCCATTATGAGCGAAATACAATATCACTATAACTTAATGGAACAGAAATGCATCTATGTGAATGAGCTCATTCGTGAATTAGAGAAAGGTATTAATATCTTGAGGACGATGTCTCGAAGAATTTCTGAAACAATAGACCCAAATCAATTCCTCGCAATCATCTCGGATACCCTCCGTGATCTAAATTTGACGAAGAAAATAGGAGAGCTTCAAGTAATGAAAGAGCAAGTGAATCATTTGAGTTTTCTGCAAACTGTAAGTGGAAGAAAGATGAAAATCACACAAGAAGAATTTACCGGATCTGTTATAAGTGACCTTAACGACACAAAGAACTGGTATGCGTTCCTGATTCAGTTACAAAGTAAATTACTGCACGAGGGTGTTCCACGATCCAAGAAAATGCCGGTTATCGGAGACGGAGCAATAAACCCAGATGATAGTCATTACACCGTGAGCACATTTTTAGCAGCGATTGAATCCTATGGCATAAACAGCTTCGACAGTGTGAAGGACATCAACGTGGACAGAACAAAACTGAAGGCACTGAATGACTTTTTAAATGCAGCTGTAAGTCTCCAATTGAACGTGGAATATTCAGAATCAGATAAACTTTTTGCAACTGGAGAAGTAGTGAAGATGAGTAAACTTAATATCCCAAACTTGGCGAAATCAGCGAAGTGCATCGAAATATTTGCAGCAGATACTGTTGTTATTGATGAAGATATAATTAAAACTGGACAAGAGCTTCAAGTCTGTATTCTGGCACCACGTTGGGAGGTCGTAggaacaagaaaaattatactggATGGACTTGTTGGGCAGATGCCTAATCCATTGAAGGCTGAAAATGGAAACTGTCAAGGCTGCAATGGAGGAGATGGTGCTCCTGGGAATCCAGGTGGAAATGGAGGCAGTTTCTTTGGAGTTGGAAAAATTTTCGTCAACGATAGCAATCTTACTATATCCACTCGTGGAGGCAATGGAGGAAGAGGACAAGACGGAGGGGCTGGGGCAGTTGGCAAAGAAGGTGAATCCGCCAGTTTGGATATGCAAGCATCAGGAGCGACAGTGACAGTAGAGCAGACTGAGCCGTTAATCTATTCCGTTAGAAACATAACAAAAGAAGGTTCGCCTGGAGGCAAAGGTGGTGATGGAGGACGTGGCGGGAAAGGGGGCTATGGCGGTTTTGGGGGAGACAATATTGTTCGTGCAATTTGTGAGACGTCGAAAATATGCTGTATAAGTGGAGACGGATGTCAAGGTGAGTGTGGTGAAGGTGGCAAAGGTGGGAAAGGTGGCCGAAACGGTAATGGTGTAAAACGAATAGAAAAAAAGCCTACGGTATTGGGTAGATTAGCTTTGGGCTTTGCAACAGCTGTCGATTTCATGAATGTAACAGGATTAGATGCAGATAATCTCATAATGAAGACAGAGGTTTTGAATCCAACAGGAAGTGGTAAATCGGGAGCTGATGGTCTTAAAAACAGCAACATTAAAGGAATGTTGAGTACAGATAACGTGAATTCCATGAGAAAGGGAGAACACATAACTAAATTCAAGGCATACCTAAAAAAGTACAATAAGTTGGGTCTGGAAAGAAATGACATTTCTGAATTTATTGAAGATCTTGAATCCGACCCGTACATTAAATCGCTATAG